From a region of the Rhizophagus irregularis chromosome 3, complete sequence genome:
- a CDS encoding uncharacterized protein (SECRETED:cutsite_ATS-IV; SECRETED:prob_0.5465); SECRETED:SignalP(1-24), protein MGDNVIKALLFIVFVVVLEDDATSIVVDGVADEDADEDADEGEDDAVVDDVDGAAFVAYCGVSKNNLRTNIACTITTNINKMLSKNGLSFAGCPVEKFELSKF, encoded by the coding sequence ATGGGCGACAATGTTATTaaagctttattatttattgtctTTGTTGTTGTCCTTGAAGATGATGCAACTTCAATTGTTGTGGATGGGGTAGCAGATGAAGATGCCGATGAAGATGCTGATGAAGGAGAGGATGATGCTGTTGTAGATGATGTTGATGGTGCTGCCTTTGTTGCATACTGTGGTGTATCAAAGAATAATTTACGAACTAATATAGCTTGTACAATTACGacaaacattaataaaatgttaagtAAAAATGGATTGTCATTCGCTGGCTGTCctgttgaaaaatttgaattatctaaattttga